The segment ATTGGCGATCAGCGTTGTCGGACTGATTCTGACCACACAAGCCGCTTCCGAGAACTCAGCATCGTTCGTGCAAAGCCCATCAGCAGTTTTGTCTGCTGTTGGAATCGGCGCCGTCCTGGGCATTGTGTTCTACATCTGGGGACAGCGTCAGGAATTTCAGGCAGCAGAAGGCTACGCCGCGGCCAAGGCAAAAGAAACGTAGTCGGCAACAACGCCAGGCCCGAAAGCGAACTACGCAGAAAGCAGTTTCTTCAGTTCGTTTTGGGCATTGGCGGATTCGGCCGCCAAAGCAGGATCCGCGAGCGCTTCCAGCGTCAACGTGTCGCGATAGTGAGTCTCGATCCAGTTCCCAAGCCGTTCGGCTTTGCCATCATCCAGGCGATACGTCGAATCCAACAAGCTCAACTCTTCCTCGGTGACCACCACTCTTAGCCGCAAACAAGCGGGACCGCCGCCGTTGTTCATGCTTTGACGCAAATCGAAAAACTGAACTTCGTCGATCGGACAATCGTCTTCAACAAGCCGCTGAGCACACTTGAAGGCGGTCTCCGTTTCTTCAACTTCCTGAGGACAGATCAGCGTCATGTTTCCGCTGGGTCGCGACACGATTTGGCTATTGAAGAAGTAGCTATCGATCGCGTCCTGGATCGGAAGCTCCGAATCGCTGAACTCAACTGGAAAGAACTGCCCGCCAGACTGTGCGAAAAACTCTTCAACATGTTTGACAACCAGAGGCTGATCCAAAAACGAATGCTCATGCATCAACAACACATTTTCGTTACCAACGGAGATCACATCGTTGTGAAACACTCCCGCGTCGATCGCATCAGGAGTTTGCTGAACCAACATCGCGTGTTGAACTCCGTGCCGTCTTACAATGGACTCGCTTGCCAGTCGCGACTGCCGGGCCGGAAACTTTTTCGGTTTGGCGAGGTCGCGATTGAACGGATCGAAACCGAACACAAACAGATGCAAACCCTGATGTCCATGTGACTTGCACAGACGGGTGTGATTGGCGGCGCCTTCGTCACTGATGGCAAACGGCGATGGAAGTGCATGATGAATGGTAAAC is part of the Mariniblastus fucicola genome and harbors:
- a CDS encoding N-succinylarginine dihydrolase gives rise to the protein MSIEINFDGLIGPTHNYAGLSHGNVASEIHQNQPSFPKKGALQGLEKMRSVASLGVPQFFLPPIDKPNFALLRELGFSGTESDMIRDCAAQNPTLLNSVYSAATMWTANAGTVTPSIDSADGKLHFTPANLSRTWHRAFDHTKMHDVMSQIFCDAGRFTIHHALPSPFAISDEGAANHTRLCKSHGHQGLHLFVFGFDPFNRDLAKPKKFPARQSRLASESIVRRHGVQHAMLVQQTPDAIDAGVFHNDVISVGNENVLLMHEHSFLDQPLVVKHVEEFFAQSGGQFFPVEFSDSELPIQDAIDSYFFNSQIVSRPSGNMTLICPQEVEETETAFKCAQRLVEDDCPIDEVQFFDLRQSMNNGGGPACLRLRVVVTEEELSLLDSTYRLDDGKAERLGNWIETHYRDTLTLEALADPALAAESANAQNELKKLLSA